A segment of the Streptomyces pactum genome:
CGCCCGCCACCTCGGAGACCGAGAGTTTCCCCCCGAGCCGGGACGACGCCTCCAGGACCGTCACCCGGACCGGCTCGTTACGGAGCCGGAACGCCGCCGCCAGTCCCGCGATACCACCCCCGATGACGACGACATGGGGCTTTCCACTCACCTGATCCTGTTCGGTGCCAGCCATTCCACCAGATCCTTCGCGGTTAGTGTCGTAGAGGCCGTCCCGGCGCCGGGACGGGTGCCTGGCAGTCTGACCGGAGGGACCGGCCCCCCGGTCGAGAGCGCCTAGAGGGCCCTGCGGGCGGAGCCGAACCAGCGCTCGAGGGCCTGGCCGAGGTCGTCGGTGGTGCCCGGTGAGGTCCAGGCGACGTAGCCGTCGGGGCGGACCAGGACGGCGTCGGGTGCGGTGCCGGGGGTGGTGCCGGGGGTGGTGGTCCAGGTTCCGGTGACGGTGTCGACGCGGCCGGTGTGGTGCCGGGCGGCGCGTGCGGCGGCGCCGTCACAGGTCACCAGCAGGCCGCGTCCGGTGCGCAGGAGTTCGCCGACGCGGGTGCGGGTGCCGTCGGGCAGGGTCAGCGCCCGGTCGGGCGGCATGCGCCGGCCCAGCAGCGGATGGTCGCCCTTGGCCAGGTCGTAGCGGATACCGAGGTTGCTCAGCATGCCGGCCGCGTACTCGGCGGCGTCCCGGTGGGCCAGCAGCTCGCCCACGACCTCACGGACCGGGTCCATGTCCTGGCCGGTGAGCCGCAGCTCGATCGCCGCGCGGGCGTTGCGCGCCAACTGCTCGCCGACCGGGTGGCGTTCGGCGTGATAGGTGTCCAGCAGGCCCTCGGGCGCCCACCCGCCGACCGCCGCCGCCAGCTTCCAGCCCAGGTTCACCGCGTCCTGGACGCCCACGCTCAGCCCCTGCGCCATGGCCGGGGGCTGCACGTGCGCCGCGTCGCCCGCCAGGAACACCCGCCCGCGCCGGTACTCGGCGGCGGCCCGCGAGGCGTCGGTGAAGCAGCTCATCCAGCGGCACCGGCCGTGGTGGAGGGACTCGCCGGTGAGCCGCTGCCAGGCGTCGGCGAGGTCGGAGAAGGACAGCGAGTCGCGGTCGTGCGGCGGCGGCGTACCGGCCTCGTGGACGACGACCCGGGTGACGCCGTCCTCCAGGTCCATCGCCATCACCATGCTGCCGCCCGGCAGGTTCTCGCCGATGCGCCGCTTGCGGGTGTCCACACCGGTGACGTCGGCCGTGAGGAAGCCGCGCCGGCCGTCGGTGCCGGGGAAGCCGATCCCGGCCAGTTTGCGGACGGTGCTGCGTCCGCCGTCGCAGCCCACCAGGTAGGCGGCGCTCTCCCCGGCCGGCCCGTCGGGCCCGTCCACGGCCACCACGACACCGTCGTCGCTCTGCCGCACACCGGTCACCTCCCGGCCGCGCAGGACCGGTACGCCGAGTTCGCCCACCCAGTCCTCCAGCATCCGCTCGGTGCGGAACTGGGAGACCCCCCGGTGCCCGTAGTGGTCCTGCGCCAGCACGCCGAGGTCGATCGGGATCCCGCCGAAGTGGCTGTCGGCGGGCTCGGTGCCGCCGAGACGGCCGAGCAGGCCCCGCTGGTCGAAGCACTCGGCGGTGCGCTTGGTGAAGCTCGCCCCGCGCGACTGGCGCGTCGGGGCGGTCAGCCGCTCGTAGACGACGACGTCCGCGCCGCCGAGCCTGAGTT
Coding sequences within it:
- a CDS encoding FAD-dependent monooxygenase, with amino-acid sequence MARDVIVVGAGPVGLMTAGELRLGGADVVVYERLTAPTRQSRGASFTKRTAECFDQRGLLGRLGGTEPADSHFGGIPIDLGVLAQDHYGHRGVSQFRTERMLEDWVGELGVPVLRGREVTGVRQSDDGVVVAVDGPDGPAGESAAYLVGCDGGRSTVRKLAGIGFPGTDGRRGFLTADVTGVDTRKRRIGENLPGGSMVMAMDLEDGVTRVVVHEAGTPPPHDRDSLSFSDLADAWQRLTGESLHHGRCRWMSCFTDASRAAAEYRRGRVFLAGDAAHVQPPAMAQGLSVGVQDAVNLGWKLAAAVGGWAPEGLLDTYHAERHPVGEQLARNARAAIELRLTGQDMDPVREVVGELLAHRDAAEYAAGMLSNLGIRYDLAKGDHPLLGRRMPPDRALTLPDGTRTRVGELLRTGRGLLVTCDGAAARAARHHTGRVDTVTGTWTTTPGTTPGTAPDAVLVRPDGYVAWTSPGTTDDLGQALERWFGSARRAL